The following DNA comes from Noviherbaspirillum sp. L7-7A.
ACTGCAGCATCAATTTCGACATGCAGTCGCTGGCCAGCCTGGCCTACCATGACTGCATCCTGATCCGGCGCTCGGCGCATTCGGCCACCTTCCTGCATCCGCGCGGCTGGAGCTACTACGACACGCTGCGCGAGAAGTTGCACTGGAATGAATATCCTTCCGTCGAAGGTCAGTTAAAATAATTTCCCCGCCGCGACGCCGCGGCGCGGAATTCCGCAAATCCAAAAAATTCGCCTGCCTTCGGGCAACATCCGAACTTTCCCTCTCCAGATGCTGCGCACACTCTCCATACACGACTTTGTCATTGTTGATGCGATCGAACTTGAGCTGGGCTCCGGCTTCACTGTCTTCACCGGCGAAACCGGCGCCGGCAAATCCATCCTGATCGATGCCCTGGCGCTGGCCCTGGGCGGCCGCGGCGACGCCAGCGTGGTGCGCGAAGGCGCCAGCAAGGCCGACATCAGCGCCCAGTTCGCCACCGGCAGCGAAGCCGATGCCTGGCTGGCGGTCAATGAATTCGAGCCGGAAGACGGCTGCGTGCTGCTGCGCCGCGTGATCGACAATGCCGGCCGCTCCAAGGCCTATATCAATGGCGTGGCCGCCACCGCAACCCAGTTGCGCGACCTGGGCGAACTGCTGGTCGACATCCACGGCCAGCATGCCCACCAGTCGCTGCTGAAGGCCGACGCCCAGCGCGCGCTGCTCGACAGCCAGGGCGGCCTGGCCGAGGACGCCAAGGCGGTGGGCGTGGCCTATCGCGCCTGGCGCACGATGGCGCGCCAGCGCGAGGAATTCGAAACCAATGCCCGCAACGTGCTGCTGGAGCGCGAGCGCCTGGAATGGCAGGTGGCCGAGCTGGAAAAGCTGGCCGTCAAGCCGGGCGAATGGGACGAGATCAGCAACGAGCACAGCCGGCTGTCGCATGCGGCCAGCCTGATCGAGGGCGCGCAGGAAGCGCTGACGGCGATTTCCGAATCCGACGAGAATCCCATCCTGTCGCTGCTGTCGTCGCTCAACACCAGGATCGGCAAGCTGGTCGATATCGACGACGGCCTGAAACCGGTGATGGAAGCGCTGGAGCCGGCGCAGATCCAGCTGCAGGAAGCGGTCTATGCACTGAACGACTACCTGAGCCGGGTCGAGCTCGATCCGGCCCGGCTGCGGGTGGTGGAAGACAGGCTGGAAGCGATCCATTCCACGGCCCGCAAATTCCATGTCGCCCCGGACGAGCTGCCGCGCGAGCTGGAAACCCTGTCGGCCCAGCTGAAGCAGCTGGCCGATGCGTCCGACGTGGACGCGCTGCGCGCCCAGGAAGAAAAGCTGAAGGCTGCCTACATGGCGCTGGCGCAAAAGCTGTCTCGCGCCCGCGCCGCCGCGGCCGGGCAGCTGGGCCAGGCCGTCACTTCCGCCATGCAGGAACTGAGCATGGCCGGCGGGCGCTTCGCGGTTGGCCTGAATGCCTGCGAGCCGGCCGCCTACGGCCTGGAACAGGTGGAATTCCTGGTGGCGGGACATGCCGGCACCGTGCCGCGTCCGCTGGCCAAGGTGGCGTCCGGTGGCGAACTGGCGCGTATCTCGCTGGCCATTGCCGTCATCACATCCAGCGCCACCGCAACCCCGACGCTGATCTTCGACGAGGTCGACACCGGCATCGGCGGCGGCGTGGCCGAGGTGGTCGGACGCCTGCTCAAGCGCCTGGGGCAGGACCATCAGGTATTGTGCGTGACCCACCTGCCGCAGGTGGCCAGCCAGGCCAACCAGCATTTCCAGGTCAGCAAGGCCGGCGCGCCGGACGGCAAGACCGTCTCGCGCATCGAACCGCTGGACGCCAAGGCGCGCGTGGAGGAAGTGGCGCGCATGCTGGGCGGCATCGAGATCACCGCCACCACCAGGAAGCATGCACGCGAACTGCTGGCGCTGTAAACTCCGGTTTCCCTGAAAAACAAAGAAAGAGTTACCCGCACATGCGCTTCCAGCCGGAACCACCCCATCACCACGGCAGCCTCAGCCGCAGCGCCATCGTACTGGTCAACCTCGGCACGCCGGACGCGCCGACCGCCGCCGCGGTACGACCCTACCTGAAGGAATTCCTGTCCGACCCGCGGGTGGTGGAAATCCCGAAGGCGGTCTGGTGGTTCATCCTCAACGGCATCATCCTGCCCTTCCGTTCCAAGCAGTCCGCGCACAAGTACGCGGCGATCTGGACCAAGGAAGGCTCGCCGCTGCTCACGCATACGGTCAAGCAGGCCATGCTGCTGCGCGGCGCGCTCGGCGAGCGCGGCCATGATGTCGAGGTGGTCGCCGCGATGCGCTACGGGAATCCGTCACTGCCCTCGGTGCTGGAAAAACTCAAGGCCGATGGGTATCAGCGGCTGCTGGTGCTGCCGGCCTATCCGCAGTATTCCGGCACCACCACGGCCTCGATCTACGACGCCGTGTTCGACCATTACAAAAAGGCGCGCAACATCCCCGAACTGCGCCTGGTGCGCAATTACCATGACGACCCCGGCTACATCGAGGCGCTGCGGCAGTCGGTGCAAAAGCACTGGGAAAGCCATGGCCGGCCGGACAAGCTGGTGATGAGCTTCCACGGCGTGCCCAAGCGCACCCTGATGCTGGGCGACCCGTATCACTGCGAATGCCACAAGACCGCGCGGCTCCTGGCCGCCGCGCTGGGCCTGACGCAGGACCAGTACCTGGTCACCTTCCAGTCCCGCTTCGGCAAGGCCGAATGGCTGCAGCCCTATACCGCGCCGACCATGCAGAAGCTGGCCAAGGAAGGCGTCAAGCGGGTCGATGTGCTCTGCCCCGGCTTCACCAGCGACTGCCTGGAAACGCTGGAGGAAATCGACATGGAAGTGCGCACCGACTTCCTCACCGCCGGCGGCACCGCCTACCACTACATCCCCTGCCTGAACGAGGCGCCGGCCTGGGTCGCCGCGATGGCCACCCTTGCCGAGCGCCACATGCAGGGCTGGCCCACGGCGCGCGACGGCGCGCTGCAGGCGGCGCGCCGGCAGGACGCGGCCACCGGCCGCGAACGGGCGCTGGCCCTGGGAGCCGCTGACTGACACGGGCCGGATTTTCCGCCCCGCCCGAAACCCGCCCTTGAAATGCCTGCCGCTATCCCCATTTGCGGCGAGTGGTTAATTCAATAGCAATGCGAACTGGCGCCGGCTTCTCGGCGCCAGTTCGCATAAGTCCTTGATATTGCTGGAGTCTCACGATGCACGACGAAGAAAACAAGAATTCCCAGGAAGCGACGCAGGGCGCGCCGGCTGCTGAAGCCGCGCCCGAAACGGCCCAGCCGGCCGCACCCACCGCCGAGCAGAAGCTGGCCGAGGCCGAAGCGCGCCTGGCCGAACTGCAGGATTCCTTCCTGCGCGCCAAGGCCGAGGCGGAAAACATGCGGCGCCGGGCGCAGGAAGATATCGCCAAGGCCCATAAATTCGCGATCGAAAGCTTTGCCGAGGCGATGGTGCCGGTGAAGGACAGCCTGGAAATGGCGCTGAAGGTGGAAACGCCGTCGGTCGAATCCCTGAAGGAAGGCGTCGACATGACCTTAAAGCAGCTGGTCTCCGCCTTCGAGAAGAACCGCCTGCTGGAAGTCAATCCGCAAGCCGGCGAGAAGCTCGACCCGATGAAGCACCAGGCCATCTCGATGGTGCCGTCGGACCAGGAAGCCAACACCATCGTCAGCGTGCTGCAGAAGGGCTACACCATCGCCGACCGCCTGCTGCGCCCCGCCCTGGTTACCGTCTCGCAACAAAAATAAGCGATTCGACGCATCAGGGTTCTTGAAAGGTCAACCTTTCTCCACATATAGGCAGCAAGCGAAATTCTGTCTCACCGTATATTTAAGGGATAACAATCATGGGCAAAATCATTGGCATTGACCTGGGCACGACCAACTCCTGCGTCGCCGTCATGGAAGGCGGTCAGCCTAAGGTCATCGAAAACTCCGAAGGCGCGCGGACCACGCCTTCCATCGTCGCCTATCAGGAAGACGGCGAAATCCTGGTTGGCGCGCCGGCCAAGCGCCAGGCGGTCACCAACCCGAAGAACACCCTCTACGCAGTCAAGCGCCTGATCGGCCGCCGCTTCGACGAGAAGGAAGTGCAGAAGGACATCAGCCTGATGCCGTACCAGATCGTCAAGGCCGACAATGGCGACGCCTGGGTGCAGGTGCGCGACAAGAAGCTGGCGGCACAGCAGGTGTCGGCCGAAGTGCTGCGCAAGATGAAGAAAACCGCCGAGGACTACCTGGGCGAGGAAGTCACCGAAGCCGTGATCACCGTGCCGGCCTACTTCAACGACTCGCAGCGCCAGGCGACCAAGGACGCCGGCCGCATCGCAGGCCTGGATGTCAAGCGCATCATCAACGAGCCGACCGCGGCGGCGCTGGCCTTTGGCCTGGACAAGTCCGGCAAGGGCGACCGCAAGATCGCGGTCTATGACCTGGGTGGCGGCACCTTCGACATCTCCATCATCGAGATCGCCGACGTCGAAGGCGAAATGCAGTTCGAAGTGCTGTCCACCAATGGCGATACCTTCCTCGGCGGCGAGGACTTCGACCAGCGCATCATCGACTACATCATCGACGAATTCCGCAAGATCAACGGCCTGGACCTGTCCAAGGACGCCATCGCGCTGCAGCGTATCAAGGCATCGGCCGAGCGCGCCAAGATCGAGCTGTCGTCGTCGCAGCAGACCGAGATCAACGAGCCGTACATCGCCATGGCCAATGGCGCGCCGGTCCACCTGAACCTGAAGATCACCCGCGCCAAGCTGGAATCGCTGGTCGAGGAACTGATCGCCCGGACCATCGAGCCATGCCGCATCGCCATCAAGGATGCCGGCGTGAAGATCAGCGACATCAATGACGTGATCCTGGTTGGCGGCATGACCCGCATGCCCAAGGTGCAGGAAAAGGTCAAGGAATTCTTCGGCAAGGAGCCGCGCAAGGACGTCAACCCGGACGAGGCGGTGGCAGTCGGCGCGGCCATCCAGGGTTCGGTGCTGTCGGGCGACCGCAAGGACCTGCTGCTGCTGGACGTGACCCCGCTGTCGCTGGGCATCGAGACCCTGGGCGGCGTGATGACCAAGATGATCCAGAAGAACACCACGATCCCGACCAAGTTCAGCCAGGTGTTCTCCACCGCGGAAGACAACCAGCCTGCCGTGACCATCAAGGTCTACCAGGGCGAGCGGGAAATGGCAGTGGGCAACAAGGCGCTGGGCGAATTCAACCTGGAAGGCATTCCGCCGGCATCGCGCGGCACGCCGCAGATTGAAGTCACCTTCGACATCGACGCCAACGGCATTCTGCACGTCGGCGCCAAGGACAAGGCCAGCGGCAAGGAAAACAAGATCACCATCAAGGCCAACTCGGGTCTGACCGAGGAGGAAATCCAGAAGATGGTGCGCGATGCCGAAGCCAACGCCGAAGAAGACAAGCGCCTGAAGGAATTGGCCGCAGCCCACAACCAGGGCGACGCGCTGGTGCATTCGACCCGCAAGTCGCTGACGGAATACGGCGACAAGCTCGATGCCGGCGAGAAGGAAAAGATCGAAGCCGCGATCCGCGACCTCGAGACGTCCCTGAAGGGCAGCGACAAGGCCGACATCGACGCCAAGATGACCGCGCTGACCACCGCT
Coding sequences within:
- the recN gene encoding DNA repair protein RecN, yielding MLRTLSIHDFVIVDAIELELGSGFTVFTGETGAGKSILIDALALALGGRGDASVVREGASKADISAQFATGSEADAWLAVNEFEPEDGCVLLRRVIDNAGRSKAYINGVAATATQLRDLGELLVDIHGQHAHQSLLKADAQRALLDSQGGLAEDAKAVGVAYRAWRTMARQREEFETNARNVLLERERLEWQVAELEKLAVKPGEWDEISNEHSRLSHAASLIEGAQEALTAISESDENPILSLLSSLNTRIGKLVDIDDGLKPVMEALEPAQIQLQEAVYALNDYLSRVELDPARLRVVEDRLEAIHSTARKFHVAPDELPRELETLSAQLKQLADASDVDALRAQEEKLKAAYMALAQKLSRARAAAAGQLGQAVTSAMQELSMAGGRFAVGLNACEPAAYGLEQVEFLVAGHAGTVPRPLAKVASGGELARISLAIAVITSSATATPTLIFDEVDTGIGGGVAEVVGRLLKRLGQDHQVLCVTHLPQVASQANQHFQVSKAGAPDGKTVSRIEPLDAKARVEEVARMLGGIEITATTRKHARELLAL
- the hemH gene encoding ferrochelatase, with the translated sequence MRFQPEPPHHHGSLSRSAIVLVNLGTPDAPTAAAVRPYLKEFLSDPRVVEIPKAVWWFILNGIILPFRSKQSAHKYAAIWTKEGSPLLTHTVKQAMLLRGALGERGHDVEVVAAMRYGNPSLPSVLEKLKADGYQRLLVLPAYPQYSGTTTASIYDAVFDHYKKARNIPELRLVRNYHDDPGYIEALRQSVQKHWESHGRPDKLVMSFHGVPKRTLMLGDPYHCECHKTARLLAAALGLTQDQYLVTFQSRFGKAEWLQPYTAPTMQKLAKEGVKRVDVLCPGFTSDCLETLEEIDMEVRTDFLTAGGTAYHYIPCLNEAPAWVAAMATLAERHMQGWPTARDGALQAARRQDAATGRERALALGAAD
- the grpE gene encoding nucleotide exchange factor GrpE — its product is MHDEENKNSQEATQGAPAAEAAPETAQPAAPTAEQKLAEAEARLAELQDSFLRAKAEAENMRRRAQEDIAKAHKFAIESFAEAMVPVKDSLEMALKVETPSVESLKEGVDMTLKQLVSAFEKNRLLEVNPQAGEKLDPMKHQAISMVPSDQEANTIVSVLQKGYTIADRLLRPALVTVSQQK
- the dnaK gene encoding molecular chaperone DnaK yields the protein MGKIIGIDLGTTNSCVAVMEGGQPKVIENSEGARTTPSIVAYQEDGEILVGAPAKRQAVTNPKNTLYAVKRLIGRRFDEKEVQKDISLMPYQIVKADNGDAWVQVRDKKLAAQQVSAEVLRKMKKTAEDYLGEEVTEAVITVPAYFNDSQRQATKDAGRIAGLDVKRIINEPTAAALAFGLDKSGKGDRKIAVYDLGGGTFDISIIEIADVEGEMQFEVLSTNGDTFLGGEDFDQRIIDYIIDEFRKINGLDLSKDAIALQRIKASAERAKIELSSSQQTEINEPYIAMANGAPVHLNLKITRAKLESLVEELIARTIEPCRIAIKDAGVKISDINDVILVGGMTRMPKVQEKVKEFFGKEPRKDVNPDEAVAVGAAIQGSVLSGDRKDLLLLDVTPLSLGIETLGGVMTKMIQKNTTIPTKFSQVFSTAEDNQPAVTIKVYQGEREMAVGNKALGEFNLEGIPPASRGTPQIEVTFDIDANGILHVGAKDKASGKENKITIKANSGLTEEEIQKMVRDAEANAEEDKRLKELAAAHNQGDALVHSTRKSLTEYGDKLDAGEKEKIEAAIRDLETSLKGSDKADIDAKMTALTTAAQKLGEKMYADMQAQQAAAGGAEAGAGAGAGTGHAGAESRAKEDDVVDADFKEVKDK